From one Lolium rigidum isolate FL_2022 chromosome 4, APGP_CSIRO_Lrig_0.1, whole genome shotgun sequence genomic stretch:
- the LOC124647460 gene encoding uncharacterized protein LOC124647460 produces MLLFLGLACSSSWARGIQGPSRIRPSRSRTPSSHPVVLVRDRPDTVPLHSADSIALPPPPPAAAMAARTPLDDENLLGEILLRLPPLPSSLPRASLVCKRWRRLVSDRRFLRRFRAHQHRKPPLLGFFFERHTRVAFVPTLDPPDRIPAKRLSLPHGHGGDHWLFCGCHHGLALLYEVVRQQAVVWEPLTRHRRTVAFPPTGFDHVENAAALCASREAGHVHGDCRSSAFKLVLIRTTGTHALACVYDSGSAEWGDVISAPITDRAGGICWVKPSTLVGNTLYWLLSGRNLLGFDSETHSLSEIEKPADAQYKGYDYSNIQVLRTEDGGLGLAILSGPSMRLWAMRSNSDGGFLGWAVQRTLQLDKLLSLQLRRKDQGVMIWGYAEESNVLFVSAEPDIFMIQLDSMHFKNLRGTVHITRLYPYSSFFAAGRVIGGRDDVTEMLNNA; encoded by the exons ATGTTGCTATTCTTGGGCCTTGCGTGCAGCTCATCATGGGCTCGTGGCATCCAGGGTCCATCACGGATCAGGCCCAGCAGAAGCAGAACGCCCAGTAGTCATCCAGTTGTGCTTGTGCGTGACAGACCCGACACTGTTCCCCTCCACTCCGCAGACTCCATCGCCCTTCCTCCCCCGCCTCCCGCCGCGGCCATGGCAGCCCGAACCCCGCTGGACGACGAAAACCTCCTCggcgagatcctcctccgcctccctccgctgCCGTCCTCCCTCCCGCGCGCCTCCCTCGTCTGCAAGCGCTGGCGCCGCCTCGTCTCCGAccgccgcttcctccgccgcttccgcgcCCACCAGCACCGCAAACCCCCGCTCCTCGGCTTCTTCTTCGAGAGGCACACGAGGGTCGCCTTCGTCCCCACGCTCGACCCGCCGGACCGCATCCCCGCCAAGCGCCTCTCCCTGCCGCACGGCCACGGCGGCGACCACTGGCTCTTCTGCGGCTGCCACCACGGCCTCGCCCTCCTCTACGAAGTGGTCCGCCAACAGGCCGTCGTGTGGGAACCCCTCACACGCCACCGCCGCACCGTGGCTTTCCCTCCTACCGGTTTCGACCACGTAGAAAACGCCGCGGCCCTCTGCGCATCCCGCGAAGCCGGCCATGTCCACGGCGACTGCCGCTCCAGCGCATTCAAGCTGGTCCTGATCCGCACCACCGGCACCCATGCGCTCGCCTGCGTCTACGATTCGGGATCCGCTGAATGGGGCGACGTGATCTCAGCGCCAATTACAGATAGAGCGGGCGGCATCTGCTGGGTGAAGCCCAGCACCCTCGTCGGGAACACGCTCTACTGGCTGCTCTCCGGACGCAACCTCCTCGGGTTCGATTCCGAAACGCACAGCCTTTCCGAGATCGAGAAGCCGGCAGATGCTCAGTACAAGGGCTACGATTACTCCAACATCCAGGTCCTGCGGACGGAGGACGGCGGCCTAGGCCTCGCCATCTTGTCAGGACCCAGCATGCGACTGTGGGCGATGAGGTCCAACTCTGATGGTGGCTTTCTGGGATGGGCGGTGCAGAGAACCCTTCAGCTCGACAAGCTCCTCTCGCTGCAGCTTCGGAGGAAGGATCAAGGCGTAATGATATGGGGCTATGCTGAGGAGAGTAACGTGCTCTTTGTATCTGCAGAGCCCGATATTTTCATGATCCAGCTCGACTCGATGCACTTCAAGAATCTTAGGGGAACAGTTCACATCACCAGATTGTATCCATACTCAAGTTTCTTTGCTGCAG GCAGGGTAATTGGCGGTAGAGATGATGTAACTGAGATGTTGAACAATGCATGA